The Bacteroides ovatus genomic interval AAGTGTATCGGACTTGCCACCATCGAGAAGTATTGCGGCAGTTGGGATATGGCTCGTTTCAGAACGGCACTGAAGCAAGGTGAAAAGTTTTCCACCGGACGCTTCGACTTTTGCGGCTATGACGGTACGCTGTGGTGCGAGCCACGCGAAAATGGCGATATGGCGGCAGGATTCAGCAAAGAGTACCGGAATTGTGGCAACGGCTACTATTATCTGCTTATCAACGATGAATACATGATAGGCTATGACATAGACTGAGTTATATGCAGGGCAACGACAAGACCGTATCGGGCAAAGTCTCGGTACGGTTTGTTGTTCCGATCGACCAACGACCTTTTATAAAACTCCTGTTCTCCCTCTTATAGCCTTACATCCTGCGGCCAGTTTGCTTCAAGCAACCTCACGCATTTTGTGTAACATGTTACATAAAGTGTGTGAAGCCCCTTTTTGCAAAAGGACGGACACGGACAGACTTGGCATTACAGGGGGCGGGATAAATCCTGCCCTCTGTAGTCCCAAGACAGTCCGTCGGAAAGTCCGTCCCGGCTGACCGCTTCACTCTTTTACCCATAATCTTTCCTTTTCTAACGGATTCCCATTAAACCCAAGTCCGCTGCCGTGCGACCTACGGGATAGAATTTTCCGCAAAGGTAACCGACCGTGCCAATCTTGCCAATGCCGACGTGCCGCCGCGAGTGACACGCAAAAATCTTCCTCTCCCTCTGTCGAGCGTATTTTTCCGGTTCAGCCTTGTCCGATTGTCCCTCGCCACCTTCCGAAAGCAGAAAAATCTTCCCGGCGGTCGCAAACAGACCGAACAGAGGGAAATAAAAAGAAAGGTTAAATATGAGTTACAACAAATTGAAATCATTGGTGGCAAACGTGGAAGCGATAAAGACAGCGTTACAAATCCACATTCAAGGCAGACAAGCCACACCAGAGGAAAAAGAAACCTTATCCCAATATTCGGGGTTTGGCGGTATCAAAGAAGTGCTGAACATCGGCACAGACAAGCCTGTAAGTGGCGACATGGAAGAACCGATAAGGCGGTTGCAGGAACTTATCGACACCTATCCCTATTTCACGGAAGCCATGAAAGCCTCTGTCCTGACAGCGTTCTACACCCCGAAATTCCTTATTGATGTAGTCGCAAAGCAGATACACGCCACATTCAAGGACAATGAGCTGCAAATGCGCTCATTCCTCGAACCGAGTGCAGGCATTGGCGGTTTCCTCCCGGTAGCCATGTCCGACACCTGCGGCTATGCCATTGAAAAAGACCCGGTTTCGGGTCTGATACTCTCCCTGCTGAATGACAACACGGTTACACGGACAGCCGGGTTTGAAACGATAGACGAACAGGGTTTTGAACATACGAAATTCGATGTCATAGCCTCCAACATCCCTTTCGGTAACTTCCGTGTGTTCGATGCGGAACTCTGGAAGAAAGGCGGCATATACGAGCAGGCTACCAAGACCATACACAATTACTTTTTTGTCAAGGCTTTGGAGCTTTTGAACGAGGGCGGCCTGCTGGCTTTCGTCACATCAAGAGGTGTGGCCGATACACCAAGCAACAAATTCGTGCGTGAATACCTTGTGAACCATGCCGATTTGATTAGTGCTATCCGTATGCCCGACACGCTTTTCATGTACACAAGCGGCATCGAGGTAGGCAGCGATTTACTGATCTTCCAAAAGCATACTCACAAGGCGGCACTCTCGCAGAGGGAACAGCTCTTTTTACAGGTCGGCAGGGAAAAGGCAGACACGACAGGCGCAATGACCGAATACGCCAACAAACTTTTCACATTACCGAAAACCACCCTCGCCACAGGCAGCCGCATTGCGATGAACCAGTACGGCAAGTATGTACGCAAATACCAGTGGCAGGGTGATGAAAACGCCATGTCGCAGTATCTCGCCGCATTGCTCAAACTCGACTTTGGCCGCTATTTCCGCAAAAGCCTTTTCACAAGTGAGGGACAGGACGGCATACACACGCAAATGTCCCTTTTCGGCAGTGTGGCCGTTAAGCAGCCACCAAAAGGCAGACGAGCCTATACGGACGAGCCGGAAGCGTGGATGAAAGAGGGTGCAATGGTACTGTTTGAGGGGCAGGTGGGCATTATCCGATACCGCAAATCCGAACTATACCAAGAGACGGCCACCGATTTTGTCCCGGTGGACGAGGGCAAGGTGAACACGGAGAGGGCTAACGACTATTTCTCTATCCGCAAGGCATATTTTGAACTTGCAATCAAAGAGCAGGAGGAACAGACGGAACAGCCGCATTTGCGTGAACGGCTGAACGCTTGCTATGATGCTTTTGTCGCCAAATGGGGCTTTTTCCACTCTAATGACAACAAGGAGTTTATCATGCTTGACAGCCTCGGCGTGGAAGTGTTCACGATTGAAATGCAGGTCAAGGGCGACATATTCAAATCCGACATCATGCGTGAGCCTGTAGCGTTCAAGAAGATAGACACGACCGTGCAACTGACACCGGGCGAAGCGTTGGCAAGCTGCCTTAACTTTTACGGCTGTGTGGATATGGACTATCTGATGCAGACCACAGGCAAGGACGAGGACGAGGTTATCGACGACCTCAAAGGCGAGATATTCTATAACCCTGCCACCGGAGAATGGGAACACAAAGGCAAGTTCATAGCCGGAAACGTCATCGCCAAAAGCAAGGAAACAGGCTCTTATCTTCCCGATCTCACAGGCAAGGAAAAGGACTGGACGGAAACCGCTGTAAAGGCATTGGAGGAAGCCATACCCGAAGCGATACCCTACGAGGAACTCGACATCAACATGGGCGAGCGTTGGATTGACACGAAGCTGTACGCCGATTTTGCCACAGAACTTTTCGGAACGGAAACCGATGTGATGTATTTTGACGTGAACGACACCTATTTAGTGCGGCTACAAGGATATTCCCCTGTAGTCTATAACACCTATTCCGTAAAGAATTACAACGGAGAGGATTTGTTCGTACACGCCCTGCAGGACACCGTTCCCGAAATAACCAAAGAGATAGAGCGGAACGGCGAAGCGGTACGAGTGCCGGACGAGGAAGCCATACAGGAAGCGGCCACCAAGATACAGGAGATAAGAAACCGTTTCAACCAGTGGCTCGACTGTCAGCCGATAGAGGTAAGGGACGAATTGGTAAGGGTGTACAACGAGCGGTTTAACTGCTATGTCCGTCCGCATTATGACGGCTCGGCACAGACCTTCCCGCAGCTCTCTTTCGAGAATTTTCCGTATGACAGCCTCTATCCCTCACAGAAAGATGCCATTTGGATGATTAAGCAGAACGGCGGCGGTATCTGCTGGCACGAGGTAGGCACGGGCAAGACGATGATAATGTGCGTTTCCGCTTACGAAATGAAACGCCTCGGATTGGTGCAGAAACCGCTCATTATCGGCTTGAAAGCCAATGTTCACGAAATAGCCGACACGTTCCGCAAGGCTTACCCCTCGGCAAAGGTGCTTTATCCGGGCAAAGAGGATTTCACTCCTGCTAACCGCAAAGAGGTATTCTCGAAAATCAAGAACAACAACTGGGACTGCATCATTCTGACACACGACCAGTTCGCCAAGATACCGCAATCGGAACAGACCATGATAGATATATTCACCGAAGAACTGGCCGATGTGGAGCGCAATTTGGAAGTCTTGGAACAATCCACCATGCGCTACCGCAGCGGAAA includes:
- a CDS encoding N-6 DNA methylase, which encodes MSYNKLKSLVANVEAIKTALQIHIQGRQATPEEKETLSQYSGFGGIKEVLNIGTDKPVSGDMEEPIRRLQELIDTYPYFTEAMKASVLTAFYTPKFLIDVVAKQIHATFKDNELQMRSFLEPSAGIGGFLPVAMSDTCGYAIEKDPVSGLILSLLNDNTVTRTAGFETIDEQGFEHTKFDVIASNIPFGNFRVFDAELWKKGGIYEQATKTIHNYFFVKALELLNEGGLLAFVTSRGVADTPSNKFVREYLVNHADLISAIRMPDTLFMYTSGIEVGSDLLIFQKHTHKAALSQREQLFLQVGREKADTTGAMTEYANKLFTLPKTTLATGSRIAMNQYGKYVRKYQWQGDENAMSQYLAALLKLDFGRYFRKSLFTSEGQDGIHTQMSLFGSVAVKQPPKGRRAYTDEPEAWMKEGAMVLFEGQVGIIRYRKSELYQETATDFVPVDEGKVNTERANDYFSIRKAYFELAIKEQEEQTEQPHLRERLNACYDAFVAKWGFFHSNDNKEFIMLDSLGVEVFTIEMQVKGDIFKSDIMREPVAFKKIDTTVQLTPGEALASCLNFYGCVDMDYLMQTTGKDEDEVIDDLKGEIFYNPATGEWEHKGKFIAGNVIAKSKETGSYLPDLTGKEKDWTETAVKALEEAIPEAIPYEELDINMGERWIDTKLYADFATELFGTETDVMYFDVNDTYLVRLQGYSPVVYNTYSVKNYNGEDLFVHALQDTVPEITKEIERNGEAVRVPDEEAIQEAATKIQEIRNRFNQWLDCQPIEVRDELVRVYNERFNCYVRPHYDGSAQTFPQLSFENFPYDSLYPSQKDAIWMIKQNGGGICWHEVGTGKTMIMCVSAYEMKRLGLVQKPLIIGLKANVHEIADTFRKAYPSAKVLYPGKEDFTPANRKEVFSKIKNNNWDCIILTHDQFAKIPQSEQTMIDIFTEELADVERNLEVLEQSTMRYRSGKMQDGLEKRKQNLAAKLKELKMKINERKDDAVDFHSMGIDHIFVDECHIFKNLIFQTRHTRVAGIGNTKGSQRAMNLLFAIRDIQHRTGRDLGATFLSGTVVVNALTELYVMFKYLRPRELQRQQISCFDAWAAIFTQKTADYELNVTGAIKRKERFRTYIKVPELAMFLREITDYRTADMINLDVPDKNVRFLSHAPTIQQEEMIGRLVSFAHSGQWEDLGLDTPEPDNLDKAKMLVATNVARKMALDMRLLGDKFSDDAENKASICARTIYEYYMRSNENRGTQFVFSDLGTYKPNEWNVYTDIKEKLVNLGIPTDEVQFIQCATTERARKRLFEDMNNGKVRVLFGSTTMLGTGVNAQQRAVAVHHLEIPWVRHEVA